One genomic segment of Rhizobium gallicum bv. gallicum R602sp includes these proteins:
- a CDS encoding acetyl-CoA C-acetyltransferase: protein MSSSSIVIASAARTAVGSFNGAFATVPAHELGAAALKAALERAGVDAAEVDEVILGQVLQAGEGQNPARQAAIKAGVPNEATAWSVNQLCGSGLRAVALGMQQIALGDAKIIVAGGQESMSMAPHAAHLRGGTKMGDMKMVDTMIKDGLTDAFYGYHMGITAENVARQWQLSRDDQDQFAVSSQNKAEAAQKEGRFKDEIVPFVIQTRKGDVTVDADEYIRHGATLDSMGKLRPAFDKEGTVTAGNASGLNDGAAAAILMTEAEAERRGIQPLARIVSWATAGVDPQVMGTGPIPASRRALEKAGWSVGDLDLVEANEAFAAQACAVNKDLGWDPAIVNVNGGAIAIGHPIGASGARVLNTLLFEMKRRSAKKGLATLCIGGGMGVAMCFEAF, encoded by the coding sequence ATGAGCAGTTCATCCATCGTCATCGCCAGCGCGGCCCGCACAGCGGTCGGCTCTTTCAATGGTGCATTCGCCACGGTTCCGGCGCATGAGCTTGGGGCTGCCGCCCTCAAAGCTGCGCTAGAACGCGCAGGCGTCGACGCAGCCGAGGTCGACGAGGTTATCCTTGGCCAGGTGCTGCAAGCAGGCGAAGGCCAAAATCCAGCGCGCCAGGCCGCCATAAAAGCGGGCGTTCCGAACGAGGCTACCGCCTGGAGCGTCAACCAGCTTTGCGGTTCGGGCCTTCGGGCGGTCGCTCTGGGAATGCAGCAGATCGCGCTGGGGGATGCGAAGATCATAGTCGCCGGCGGCCAGGAATCGATGTCAATGGCTCCGCATGCCGCGCATCTGCGTGGCGGTACGAAGATGGGCGACATGAAGATGGTCGACACCATGATCAAGGACGGCCTGACAGACGCTTTTTACGGCTACCACATGGGCATCACCGCCGAGAACGTCGCCCGCCAGTGGCAACTTTCCCGCGACGACCAGGATCAGTTTGCGGTTTCCTCTCAGAACAAGGCGGAAGCGGCCCAGAAGGAAGGCCGCTTCAAGGATGAGATCGTTCCCTTCGTCATCCAGACACGCAAGGGCGATGTCACCGTGGATGCGGACGAGTATATCCGTCACGGTGCAACACTCGATTCAATGGGCAAGCTTCGTCCGGCTTTCGACAAAGAGGGCACGGTGACGGCTGGCAATGCGTCGGGCCTCAATGACGGCGCGGCAGCCGCGATCCTGATGACGGAAGCGGAGGCCGAAAGGCGCGGCATCCAGCCGCTGGCACGCATCGTTTCCTGGGCGACGGCTGGTGTGGATCCTCAAGTGATGGGTACTGGCCCGATCCCTGCGTCGCGCAGGGCGCTTGAGAAGGCTGGCTGGTCCGTAGGCGATCTCGACCTGGTCGAGGCGAACGAGGCCTTTGCCGCTCAAGCTTGCGCTGTGAACAAGGATCTTGGCTGGGATCCGGCGATCGTCAACGTCAATGGCGGCGCAATCGCGATCGGTCATCCGATCGGTGCGTCCGGAGCGCGGGTTCTCAACACGCTGCTGTTCGAAATGAAGCGGCGCAGTGCCAAGAAGGGTCTTGCGACACTTTGCATCGGTGGCGGCATGGGTGTCGCCATGTGCTTCGAGGCATTTTGA
- a CDS encoding YMGG-like glycine zipper-containing protein — protein sequence MMKKIAIVAALVGALASCTPTERGTAIGAGTGAIIGGAVSDSWGGAAVGAVAGGLAGALIGQSVERRGYCVYRDRYGRRYEARCPRRY from the coding sequence ATGATGAAAAAAATTGCGATTGTAGCCGCCCTTGTAGGCGCCCTTGCATCCTGCACGCCGACGGAAAGAGGGACGGCCATTGGCGCTGGTACCGGCGCAATCATTGGCGGTGCTGTTAGCGACAGTTGGGGTGGCGCTGCAGTCGGTGCGGTTGCTGGCGGCCTTGCTGGTGCTCTTATCGGCCAGTCCGTGGAACGCCGCGGCTACTGCGTCTATCGCGACCGCTACGGTCGCCGCTACGAAGCACGCTGCCCGCGCCGTTACTAA
- the phbB gene encoding acetoacetyl-CoA reductase: protein MSRVVLVTGGTRGIGAAISMALRNAGYKVAASYAGNDEKARAFHDVTGIPVFKWDVSDYVACGEGVAKVEAELGGIEVLVNNAGITRDAMFHKMTPQQWHEVINTNLTGLFNMTHHVWGGMRDRSFGRIVNISSINGQKGQMGQVNYSAAKAGDLGFTKALAQEGAAKNITVNAVCPGYIGTEMVLAVPEKVLNERIIPQIPVGRLGEPEEVARCVAFLISDDAGFITGSTLSANGGQFFV from the coding sequence ATGAGCAGAGTGGTTTTGGTCACCGGTGGCACGCGCGGCATCGGTGCCGCCATTTCGATGGCACTTAGGAATGCGGGCTATAAGGTCGCCGCCAGTTACGCCGGCAACGACGAGAAGGCGAGGGCCTTCCATGACGTAACCGGCATCCCGGTCTTCAAGTGGGATGTTTCCGATTACGTCGCTTGCGGCGAAGGGGTCGCAAAGGTGGAGGCAGAACTCGGCGGCATCGAAGTGCTGGTCAACAATGCCGGCATTACGCGCGACGCAATGTTTCACAAGATGACGCCGCAGCAATGGCATGAGGTCATCAATACAAACCTTACCGGCCTCTTCAACATGACGCACCACGTCTGGGGCGGGATGCGCGACCGCAGCTTCGGACGCATCGTCAACATCTCTTCCATCAATGGCCAAAAGGGTCAGATGGGGCAGGTGAACTATTCGGCTGCCAAGGCGGGTGATCTCGGCTTTACGAAAGCACTTGCCCAGGAGGGGGCAGCGAAGAACATTACGGTGAACGCCGTCTGCCCTGGCTATATCGGCACGGAAATGGTTCTTGCGGTTCCGGAGAAAGTGCTCAACGAGCGGATCATTCCCCAGATTCCGGTCGGGCGCCTTGGCGAGCCGGAGGAGGTCGCGCGCTGCGTTGCCTTTCTCATCTCCGACGATGCCGGCTTTATCACCGGCTCGACGCTTTCGGCGAACGGCGGGCAGTTCTTCGTTTAG
- a CDS encoding DUF3309 family protein gives MLGTILLIILILLLIGALPNWGYSRGWGYGPSGGLGLVLIIIIILVLMGRI, from the coding sequence ATGCTCGGAACGATACTTCTCATTATCCTTATTCTGCTTTTGATTGGTGCTCTCCCGAATTGGGGATACAGCCGTGGTTGGGGCTATGGACCTTCCGGGGGTTTGGGGCTAGTTCTCATCATCATAATTATCCTTGTCTTAATGGGCCGGATTTAA